In the genome of Pempheris klunzingeri isolate RE-2024b chromosome 11, fPemKlu1.hap1, whole genome shotgun sequence, one region contains:
- the fam43b gene encoding protein FAM43B: MLPWKRNKFVLVEDEAKSKPKSLGTGLTYHSILSSLLRSCPDLLPDCPFDWVGNIFHTKRQKVELNKEEPVYNVRYLGSVVTITAKGDGCTQEAVAKIWARSNYGEQSVKMRLTVGPQGIRMSADKSGKKKPIHLYSLNRITHCNADPYRPKILAWIYRHQVKNMAVVLRCHAVLVSKSEKAQAIAHSLYHNATSAFSEFKRLKRQSDFRHCQQQLLGEEAVPLMPLRRLLNGQCHYRPPTDNPGSTTRLCSITEEEEEEEESKDEKQEPREPEEYVEEQQEKQKVFTTNTDPTQLLSELDIGDIARLEQCQINFVSDSNNNTFTFITSLV, translated from the coding sequence ATGCTGCCCTGGAAAAGGAATAAGTTTGTTCTGGTGGAGGATGAGGCCAAGAGTAAACCCAAGAGCCTAGGGACTGGGCTGACCTACcactccatcctctcctcccttctgcGCTCCTGTCCTGACTTGCTGCCCGACTGCCCCTTCGACTGGGTGGGCAACATCTTCCACACCAAACGGCAAAAGGTGGAACTGAACAAAGAGGAGCCTGTTTATAATGTGCGCTACCTGGGGAGTGTGGTCACCATCACGGCAAAGGGAGACGGCTGTACCCAGGAAGCGGTGGCCAAGATCTGGGCGAGGAGCAACTACGGGGAGCAGAGTGTCAAGATGAGGTTAACAGTGGGGCCGCAAGGTATCCGGATGAGTGCTGACAAATCTGGGAAAAAGAAACCCATCCACCTTTACTCCCTGAACAGAATCACCCACTGCAATGCTGACCCGTACCGGCCCAAGATCCTCGCTTGGATCTATAGGCACCAGGTCAAGAACATGGCCGTGGTGCTCCGGTGTCACGCTGTCCTGGTCAGCAAGTCGGAGAAGGCCCAGGCCATCGCTCACAGCCTCTACCACAACGCCACCTCCGCCTTCAGCGAGTTCAAGCGGCTGAAGCGTCAGAGCGATTTCCGgcactgccagcagcagctgctgggtgAGGAAGCGGTGCCCCTGATGCCACTGAGGAGGCTGCTGAACGGGCAGTGCCACTACAGACCGCCTACCGACAACCCCGGGAGCACCACCCGCCTCTGCTccatcacagaggaagaagaagaggaggaggaaagcaaAGATGAGAAGCAAGAGCCTAGGGAGCCAGAGGAGtatgtggaggagcagcaggagaagcagaaggTTTTCACAACAAACACGGACCCAACTCAGTTATTATCAGAGTTGGACATTGGGGATATTGCCAGACTGGAGCAGTGCCAAATCAACTTTGTCAGcgacagcaacaacaacacgtTTACATTCATAACCTCTCTGGTGTGA